The proteins below come from a single Edaphobacter acidisoli genomic window:
- a CDS encoding SRPBCC family protein: MRDRGYALFTVSDSIHVNAPADRCFLLSTHVGLAALTLEMQPVSGKVQGTLGPGDRVIFAGWRFGLPHVHESVVTRYERPGFLQHSMQRSRFSRYHYDHQFIEIDGQTLIIDKLRFSLPFGWLGKKIGKRLVLPAIAALVRKRLELLKQVAENGQWRLYLAEESHEEAHPSGIIAEAS, encoded by the coding sequence ATGCGGGACCGAGGTTATGCCTTGTTCACTGTAAGCGACTCTATCCATGTCAACGCGCCAGCCGACCGGTGTTTTCTACTCTCAACCCACGTTGGCCTGGCAGCCCTCACACTCGAAATGCAACCCGTCAGCGGCAAGGTGCAGGGAACGCTCGGCCCTGGCGATCGCGTCATCTTCGCCGGCTGGCGGTTCGGCCTGCCCCATGTGCACGAGAGCGTCGTGACCCGCTACGAGCGCCCCGGCTTCCTGCAGCACTCCATGCAGCGCAGCCGCTTCAGCCGCTATCACTACGATCACCAGTTCATCGAGATCGACGGCCAGACCCTCATCATCGACAAGCTGCGCTTCTCGCTGCCATTCGGCTGGCTGGGCAAAAAAATTGGCAAGCGGCTCGTGCTGCCCGCCATCGCCGCTCTCGTGCGCAAGCGGCTCGAACTGCTCAAGCAGGTTGCCGAGAACGGCCAGTGGCGCCTCTATCTCGCTGAAGAGAGCCACGAAGAGGCCCATCCAAGCGGAATCATTGCCGAGGCAAGCTGA
- a CDS encoding SRPBCC family protein, protein MMKTIRLQTRINAPVPRCFKLSLSVDLHLVSARGTHERVASGVKSGLLGLGDSVTWTGRHFGMRFRHTALIDALRPCAYFRDVMVDGMFRSFEHDHHFAVMDDGTRMRDEVRFSAPGPFAWLIEPLLRRYLIKMLRRRNAIIKQVAESAAWRNFLEVKPVSKPPASATKHEWHQGRAVAS, encoded by the coding sequence ATGATGAAGACGATTCGCCTGCAAACACGGATTAATGCACCTGTGCCGCGCTGCTTCAAGTTGTCGTTAAGCGTGGATCTTCATCTGGTCTCTGCCCGCGGAACTCACGAGCGCGTCGCAAGCGGCGTCAAGTCCGGCCTGCTCGGCCTCGGCGATTCCGTCACCTGGACCGGGCGCCACTTCGGCATGCGCTTTCGCCACACCGCGTTGATCGACGCTCTCCGCCCGTGCGCCTACTTCCGCGACGTCATGGTCGACGGCATGTTCCGCTCCTTCGAGCACGACCATCACTTCGCCGTCATGGACGACGGCACCCGCATGAGAGATGAGGTGCGCTTCTCCGCGCCTGGCCCGTTTGCCTGGCTCATCGAACCCCTGCTTCGCCGCTATCTCATCAAGATGCTCAGACGCCGCAACGCCATCATCAAGCAAGTCGCCGAGTCCGCCGCCTGGCGCAACTTCCTCGAAGTCAAACCAGTATCCAAGCCGCCAGCATCCGCCACGAAACACGAATGGCACCAGGGCAGGGCAGTGGCGAGCTAA
- a CDS encoding tannase/feruloyl esterase family alpha/beta hydrolase, giving the protein MAFAVASPALAQSAAACVGLTKVVVADTTIESAMIVPAGTFHVTTPALAMFNMPEFCRVVAVTKPAIRFEVWLPTQIWNGRFEGVGNGGMAGFIGYRAMGLALRRGYATASTDTGHVNHPLGNGFDSMWSEGRPDLVADFGYLALHMTTVNAKQIVAAFYGHRAAHSYYVGCSKGGGQGLMEAQRYPKDYDGLLVGDPAYNWTGHYAGAHLWYSIATLKDPESYIPASMVPLLANAVNKACDAADGVRDGVVSDPLACRFDPAVLECRAGEDASRCFTAKQVKAIKDIWGGAHDAKGRLIYPGLVPGGEDGPGGWASWVTGHAPFQSTHWRAADGFFRYMVFSPEFKPLDFNYDTDLSRTVAKVGKSLDAVDPNLLPLERAGGKMILYHGWSDPDISPLSTIDYYDAVEKISGPQTTNFLRLFMVPGMQHCAGGPGATTFDGVTALERWVENGEAPGQMLAAKIVDGAVEMTRPLCAYPKEAEYRGKGDTNDAANFACVAPRRGRDTISALR; this is encoded by the coding sequence CGTTTCATGTAACTACACCGGCGCTGGCGATGTTCAACATGCCCGAGTTCTGTCGCGTGGTGGCGGTGACGAAGCCGGCGATACGGTTTGAGGTGTGGCTGCCGACGCAGATATGGAATGGCAGGTTCGAGGGCGTGGGCAATGGCGGCATGGCTGGGTTCATTGGCTATCGCGCGATGGGGCTTGCGCTGCGGCGTGGGTATGCGACGGCGAGTACGGATACGGGGCATGTGAATCATCCGCTGGGCAATGGGTTTGATTCGATGTGGTCTGAGGGACGGCCTGATCTGGTTGCCGACTTCGGCTATCTCGCGCTGCATATGACGACGGTGAATGCGAAGCAGATTGTGGCGGCGTTCTATGGGCACAGGGCGGCGCACTCGTATTATGTGGGCTGCTCGAAGGGCGGCGGGCAGGGACTGATGGAGGCGCAACGCTATCCGAAGGACTACGACGGGCTGCTGGTGGGCGATCCTGCTTACAACTGGACGGGGCACTATGCGGGCGCGCATCTGTGGTATTCGATTGCTACGCTGAAGGACCCCGAGAGTTATATTCCGGCGAGCATGGTTCCGCTGCTGGCGAATGCGGTGAACAAGGCCTGCGATGCGGCCGATGGTGTGCGCGATGGCGTGGTGAGCGATCCGCTGGCGTGCAGATTTGATCCTGCGGTGCTTGAGTGCAGGGCGGGCGAGGATGCTTCGCGGTGTTTTACGGCGAAGCAGGTGAAGGCGATTAAGGACATCTGGGGTGGGGCGCATGATGCGAAGGGAAGGTTGATCTATCCGGGGCTTGTGCCCGGCGGCGAAGATGGGCCTGGGGGCTGGGCGAGCTGGGTGACGGGGCACGCGCCGTTCCAGTCGACGCACTGGAGGGCGGCGGATGGGTTCTTTCGGTACATGGTGTTCAGTCCGGAGTTCAAGCCGCTGGACTTCAATTACGACACGGACCTGTCGCGGACGGTGGCGAAGGTGGGCAAGTCGCTCGATGCTGTGGACCCCAACCTGCTGCCGCTGGAGCGCGCGGGTGGGAAGATGATTCTGTATCACGGATGGAGCGATCCGGATATCTCTCCGCTGAGCACGATTGACTACTACGATGCGGTCGAAAAGATATCGGGCCCGCAGACTACGAATTTTTTGCGGCTGTTCATGGTGCCGGGGATGCAGCACTGCGCGGGCGGGCCGGGCGCGACGACGTTCGATGGGGTGACGGCGCTGGAGCGATGGGTGGAGAACGGCGAGGCCCCGGGACAGATGCTTGCGGCGAAGATTGTTGACGGTGCTGTGGAGATGACTCGGCCGCTGTGCGCGTATCCGAAGGAGGCTGAGTATCGGGGCAAGGGAGATACGAACGACGCGGCGAACTTTGCGTGCGTTGCTCCTCGGCGTGGACGCGATACTATATCCGCGTTGCGGTGA